TTTCTTCAGAACTCATATATTGTTCTACTGGTGGCGCGTGATCATAATGAAGAGTATCAGGTTGAACATTTATGTTGTCCCTCATTTTTTCCTTTGTAGTCTCTTTGGGGTGAGATTCAATTGAAGGAGCTGCATTGTCATTCTGCATTTCATGCACTGCCTGCATAAATGACTCGGTTTCCTTCAGATCACATTTCTTTACCGCGTTTTCTGATTCATTTGATGTCAATTCAGTCTCTAGAGAAACACATTTGTTTTCTAGATCAACAACTGCTGCAAACGAATTCGATGGTGTAATCTGTGGGGTATCTGCCAACACTGAATCTGTAGCATCACTTTGACTGGACTCCACTTTAGTAGTTTCATCCAAATCACCCCTGATTGAGTAACCATTTTCAACCTGATTTTCAGCACCCATAAGCTCATGTTTTTCCTCATTTAATATTTCTGCTGAAGCAGTCAATTCTTCCGCCAAGGGTTCGTCTCTTTGAGTGGTTACATTTAGATCATCGGCATCAGAAACAACAGCCCTATCTGCAATTGCAATTTCAGTGATCAACTGAGTTTTAACCTCATTCTGGCCTGATCTTCCCTTCTCTGGAGATTCTTGCTCCTTGCATGATGATGAAAAGAAGTGTTCTTCTACTGTCTCGGTGGAAACAGTCGAGGAGTCAGCTAAATCGgtctttaagacatcatcatGTGGTAAACTTACTTCTGCCTCACCTGTTGTGAGTTTTatcatttagaaaaaaattcaaaagggTTATATTTTTTCATTATTCTTATCTATATTAGtgttaaactttttcattaTAGTTGCAATCCTAAAAATTCAACTTTTGTTTGTTAGAATGCACAAGCAATTTAAATGTAGCTAAGGGTATAATTAGATACTAAGGTGAAAAGATTTGAGGAGAGGGGAAGGTACTGACCTTTCTGGTAAAATGGTTGGTCATGAAGTTCATCCTTTCTTGGTAAAGTATGTGTTTCAATATTAGTGACTTCACTTACTGAATCATTAGGACCTGTTTGAACTTCTGAACATTGAAAAGTCTGTGTCTCTCTTTTACTTTCATCTGCTTAAGAAATGTGAACAATGTTTTCTTGATCAGGTAAAAGCCAAGGTTATTTTTACATATTGTTGCTGAACTTACTATAACATTAAAGTCACGAAACTGCTTTTACTGAAGTACGTGACTAAACTATGTGTGAACTACTTAGGACATACAAATTACTGAAAGGACAAAACTTTTGCATGATGGAGCTCATTTTAATTTTCTGATGTGAAATTTGCGGAGTGCTGATGTGGCAAGTGAAGTGTCATAACCCAGTGCTGGAAAATTTGACCTTCTGATCATCCGTACTTTCTAGCGATCACACATAGTCTAGTTACTTAAATGTGACCATACATGAAATGAACCCGTAAAATCCAACTTCCATAAAGGAAATACAACAAAAGAGAAGCTAATTCCATATATAACTGAGAAGCATTAGTGATATTAACCTGTTTTGTCATCTGCAGAGTTCTCAAGCTGAGGTTCTTTATCTGTTGAAGTGTCATAACTAGGCAAAGCTACAGCTTTCTCATGACATCCTTTATTTTCACCTTCAGGAGTTATGCTGTTTTCTTCTTTAACACCATTTGCATTGACAGAAACTTGTCCTTTTTGTTGAGTGTCAACTGCAACATTCTCTGCTTCTGCAGCATCAATGATgagaaacatcaaagaaacagattcttgaaaattctaaaggAACACTAACAATCTTGAACTTTAATCAATCAtgaaacacataaaaaaaaaaaaaaaaggattcttGAAATTCAAAAGGAACAATAACAATTTTGAACTATAGAGTTATCCTGTTTTACCTTGATCACCTGATGAATTTGTGTTCCCCATCTCAGTTACCATACTCTAACTATCCAACTCCTGCAATAAACAGTGCTTCAATTATACTCTTAACACAAGTGTCAAAGATTATAGTATGtacaaatgaaaaattaggGGTCCAAAGAACATCAATACCATGATGATGACGACAACAGTGATATTCACATGCTAGCTAAGAAGCTTTAGAGGACAGCTTTAGACCTTTTGAACATGCCAGTGTGTTAAATAGTTGATTAATGTGCacatctccattaatatttgcTTCAACAATAAGCCTTTCATAAAGATGAGCCACAAAACCAAAATATAAAACAAGAAAGCAAGTCATCTAAGATTTAAGTGATCTATTTTTCTTGTTATAGGGACATTTCTTGATGATGAGCTTGAGATTCTCGACTTAAAAGAACATTTTAACTAAAGAATGTTCTCTTTTGGGGACACAAGTTGCTTCTCTCATCTTTAAACTAATGGTTTAgcctgtttttcttttttctttttttctaagtataggTTTTCATTAGTTTGTTTCCTTTAGATTTTGGCAATTTAATATATGTACTTAGGCCAAACCAAGTACAAAATTGCATTGTGCGGCTTGATGCTGGGGTTTTATGGGACACTGGCTTATTTGTACCCACTATTAGATCAAAAGACCactttttttatgttataaacttGTAATTCTGGCATGATCATTAGCAGAATAAGCAAAGCAACAGATTCATGTGATGATATCTTTTCTTcccaaataaaaagaaacaaaaaaaaatgcaattaaAACTTTTGAGGtcatattaagaaaataaaaacctAATAATATTAGAGTTTCGAAACATTAATAAGATCCAATCCAGCTTACATTCCTACATAGAGGTGGCAGATCTAAGGTGGGCTATGTGAGTTCAACTGAACATATTGCTTTTGACTTGGAATATGTTTATATAtgcaaaagaaacaaaaactaaaatatatgCATACAATTAGATCAGACTCATTCTGAATTCATTTATTCTAAATCTCCGTTCCTACAGCTCATGGCAGGACCGCCGCTACATAATTGAATCAACAACTTAGGAGTTGATTAAGAGTATGAAATTCATGAATGCAATGATTGATTGATTGGTTGGTTCATTCTCTTTTGACTAAACAAACTCTCATTATAGTGACTTGTTTAAAGTGTGGAGCCAAATAAAGCTTGTAGTTTTGCTAATTAATCTCATCACCATCTTCTTTATTGGATAAGGAATAATGGCTCCATTAAGGTCTAATTTTTCAAAGATTTCTTGGTGTTAAAGTTTAACTCGAATCTAAAGATGGCCAAGTTTAGAATGTTAGTGCCAAACTCATCATCATTTCCAGCATTTCCTTTGGAATTCTGGGATTCTTTTTACATGGTATAAAATAACATGTGGACCAATATGCCTTTGATCAATTGGAGTACCTTTTAAAAGAGGGTTGTTGAAGTCTTGAGTCTATTATATACTATGTAAATGCCTTTGGTATATAATGGTTGATTGTATCAAACTTCTTCCAGATGGAGTAGTTTATTCTGCAATATTCCTTTTTATATAAACCTGAAAAATTGACAATGTACTCcgtatataatttaaactcaacCTTCACTGAACTTcccttaaagaatttaaaaaacaaacttcCTTCTAATTGCTCTATTATGAGGATATTGCATTGAACTAAACCTTCTTAAaagtttctaaaaaaaaaaaaaaaatagaacagtTCTAGGGAATTTATTCAGCAGTGGGGttaatttgcacgattgtccttattagggggtggtctttaatttttgtcccttaaattgctggtctttaatttttgtctttcgccTAATAtaccctgaggttctgggtCCGAACCCCAGTtcagtcaaaaaaaattagcaagacagagtttcgttgcaaaattaggcctattcaggcaaaagttaggccttaaggcataattttttttttttttccttaaggcaGACTTTTCGCGAAGTCTTGCCTtaggatttttttatttttttttattgagcggagtttgaacccagaacctcagaaTATTTCGGTCACTATTTTAaacaaaggacaaaaattaaagacccttTGAAGGGA
This portion of the Lycium ferocissimum isolate CSIRO_LF1 chromosome 1, AGI_CSIRO_Lferr_CH_V1, whole genome shotgun sequence genome encodes:
- the LOC132068393 gene encoding uncharacterized protein LOC132068393; its protein translation is MVTEMGNTNSSGDQEAENVAVDTQQKGQVSVNANGVKEENSITPEGENKGCHEKAVALPSYDTSTDKEPQLENSADDKTDESKRETQTFQCSEVQTGPNDSVSEVTNIETHTLPRKDELHDQPFYQKGEAEVSLPHDDVLKTDLADSSTVSTETVEEHFFSSSCKEQESPEKGRSGQNEVKTQLITEIAIADRAVVSDADDLNVTTQRDEPLAEELTASAEILNEEKHELMGAENQVENGYSIRGDLDETTKVESSQSDATDSVLADTPQITPSNSFAAVVDLENKCVSLETELTSNESENAVKKCDLKETESFMQAVHEMQNDNAAPSIESHPKETTKEKMRDNINVQPDTLHYDHAPPVEQYMSSEENVEMVPEIGLHPTTFIGTATNLEEESSKENGILEKEKEGVEKSSREEVMEDYILQLGSSEPENGVNIAYADERMKGFESVEDQKERNKDLTESAICEFVVTEDSGVFELNISEKEIEKIAETENAQDVQPSLDTLAFSNEKCAFDQMVPIKAPESIGRLSLESIPEKSSNGIELRKSPSFDFRVNRKSSESDQTPLLCPEKTPTRSLSVGSNAKFSNSIMRTEYNRSSLDYEAVAVEEKTIRMERSDSDISHVPLLGLSNKGENGDLKVTSETQINHVADMKGEELQASREKETSLTSPEGSGKRKPRPSFFTTCICCTAGTHY